A part of Lathamus discolor isolate bLatDis1 chromosome 17, bLatDis1.hap1, whole genome shotgun sequence genomic DNA contains:
- the APOC3 gene encoding apolipoprotein C-III, whose amino-acid sequence MHTRAHTCTHQQAHAEPRALLPREFRSSRPEAAPPLQTWHRSVPAPRPLPGQPLTFAQAPVRGYKVGPGAAPAPEPGSAMRASLLLLLACTAVLAAQARADEPGEPEALVRKVQEFAQKASAIAKSALSRVQESEVAQQARRWLSDNAELAKQRLARFKEQLVQLWKGTSAA is encoded by the exons atgcacacacgtgcacacacatgcacacaccagCAGGCACATGCAGAGCCTCGTGCCTTGCTCCCTAGGGAATTTCGCAGCTCCCGGCCGGAGGCAGCCCCTCCGTTACAGACCTGGCACCGCTCGGTCCCCGCACCGCGGCCCCTTCCCGGCCAGCCCCTGACCTTTGCACAAGCCCCAGTGCGAGGGTATAAAGTGGGCCCcggggctgccccagccccagagcCCGGCTCAG CCATGAGGGcgtccctgctgctcctgctcgcCTGCACGGCCGTCCTGGCAGCACAAGCAA GGGCCGATGAGCCCGGGGAGCCCGAGGCGCTGGTGCGGAAGGTGCAGGAGTTCGCGCAGAAAGCATCGGCCATAGCCAAGAGCGCCCTGAGCAGGGTGCAGGAGTCGGAGGTGGCTCAGCAGGCCAG GCGGTGGCTCTCGGACAACGCGGAGCTGGCGAAGCAGCGGCTGGCGCGGTTCAAGgagcagctggtgcagctctggaAGGGGACATCGGCCGCGTAG
- the ZPR1 gene encoding zinc finger protein ZPR1 has protein sequence MSAQGAVAAAGAGSLFRPLSAEDAEQRPAEIESLCMNCFRGGVTRLLLTRIPFFREVIVSSFTCGSCAWSDTEIQSAGRIQEQGVRYALAVTSRQDMNREVVKTDCATARIPELDFEIPAFSQKGVLTTIEGLIDRAVAGLEQDQPVRRATDQEVAAKIDEFIGKLKQLKEVHSPFTFIIDDPSGNSFVENPRAPQKDDALVVTHYRRSPQQAAMLGLEGEEVDEKPDDAAEDLRNEVLQFNTNCPECNAPANTNMKLVQIPHFKEVIIMATNCDSCGHRTNEVKSGGAIEPQGTRITLRITDPSDMTRDILKSETCSVEIPELEFELGMGALGGKFTTLEGLLKDIRDLVERNPFTLGDSSTPSRTGKLQEFIGKLQEIIEGKAKAHLILDDPAGNSYLQNVYAPEEDPELRVERYERSFEQNEDLGLNDMKTEGYESEGASAR, from the exons ATGTCGGCGCAGGgcgcggtggcggcggcgggcgcggggtCCCTGTTCCGGCCGCTGAGCGCCGAGGACGCGGAGCAGCGGCCGGCGGAGATCGAGTCGCTGTGCATGAACTGCTTCCGCGGC GGGGTGACGCGGCTGCTGCTCACCAGGATCCCGTTCTTCAGAGAGGTCATCGTGAGCTCCTTCACCTGCGGGAGCTGCGCCTGGTCCGACACCGAGATCCAGTCCGCGGGGCGCATCCAGGAGCAGGGCGTGCGCTACGCGCTCGCCGTCACCTCCCGGCAG GACATGAACAGGGAGGTGGTGAAGACCGACTGTGCCACGGCTCGGATTCCAGAGCTCGACTTTGAGATCCCTGCTTTCTCCCAGAAGGGAG TCCTTACCACCATTGAAGGGCTCATTGACAGAGCTGTGGCCGGCCTGGAGCAGGACCAGCCTGTGCGCAGG GCGACGGACCAAGAGGTGGCCGCTAAAATTGATGAGTTCATTGGGAAGCTAAAGCAGCTGAAAGAAGTGCATTCCCCCTTCACCTTT ATCATCGATGACCCTTCAGGGAACAGCTTTGTGGAGAACCCTCGTGCACCGCAGAAGGACGATGCGCTGGTGGTCACTCACTACAGGAGGAGTCCCCAGCAGGCTGccatgctggggctggag ggagaggaggtggATGAGAAGCCAGATGATGCTGCCGAGGACCTGAGGAATGAG GTCCTGCAGTTCAACACCAACTGCCCCGAGTGCAACGCTCCAGCCAACACGAATATGAAGTTAGTGC AGATCCCGCACTTCAAGGAGGTGATCATCATGGCCACAAACTGTGACTCCTGTGGGCACAGGACGAATGAG GTGAAGTCTGGAGGAGCCATCGAGCCGCAGGGCACCAGGATAACCCTGCGGATCACAGACCCCTCTGACATGACAAGGGACATCCTCAAG TCAGAGACGTGCAGTGTGGAGATCCCGGAGCTGGAGTTCGAGCTGGGCATGGGAGCGCTGGGGGGGAAGTTCACCACGCTGGAGGGGCTGCTGAAGGACATCCGGGACCTG GTGGAGAGGAACCCCTTCACCCTGGGGGACAGCTCTACACCCAGCAGGACCGGGAAGCTGCAGGAGTTCAttgggaagctgcaggag ATCATAGAGGGAAAGGCGAAGGCTCACCTCATCCTGGATGACCCTGCAGGCAACAGCTACCTTCAG AACGTGTATGCGCCGGAGGAGGACCCGGAGCTCCGAGTGGAGCGCTACGAGCGGAGCTTTGAGCAGAACGAAGACCTGGGCCTCAACGACATGAAGACGGAGGGCTACGAGTCAGAGGGAGCCTCGGCCCGGTAG
- the APOA1 gene encoding apolipoprotein A-I — protein MRAVVVALALLCLTGTQARAFWQHDEPQAPLERLKDMVEVYLETVKASGKDAISQFESSAVGKQLDLKLADNLDTLGAAAAKLREDMAPYYKEVREMWLKDTEALRQELTKDLEEVKEKIRPFLDQFSAKWTEELEQYRQRLAPVAQELKELTKQKVELMQEKLTPVAEEARDRLRGHVEELRKNLAPYSEELRQKLSQKLEEIREKGIPQAAEYQAKVVEQLGSLREKVTPLLQDFKERLTPYAENLKTRLITVLDDLQKAIA, from the exons ATGAGAGCTGTGGTGGTGGCCCTCGCCCTGCTCTGCCTGACGG GCACCCAGGCCCGCGCCTTCTGGCAGCATGACGAGCCCCAGGCGCCCCTGGAGCGCCTCAAGGACATGGTGGAGGTGTACCTGGAGACCGTGAAGGCCAGCGGCAAGGATGCCATCTCCCAGTTCGAGTCCTCGGCCGTGGGCAAGCAGCTGGA CCTGAAGCTGGCCGATAACCTGGACACGCTGGGCGCAGCCGCCGCCAAGCTGCGGGAGGACATGGCCCCCTACTACAAGGAGGTGCGCGAGATGTGGCTGAAGGACACGGAGGCTCTGCGCCAGGAGCTGACCAAGGACCTGGAGGAGGTGAAGGAGAAGATCCGTCCCTTCCTGGACCAGTTCTCTGCCAAGTGGAcggaggagctggagcagtaCCGGCAGCGCCTGGCGCCCGTGGCgcaggagctgaaggagctCACCAAGCAGAAGGTGGAGCTGATGCAGGAGAAGCTGACCCCGGTGGCCGAGGAGGCGCGGGACCGCCTGCGCGGGCACGTGGAGGAGCTGCGCAAGAACCTGGCTCCCTACAGCGAGGAGCTGCGGCAGAAGCTGAGCCAGAAGCTGGAGGAGATCCGGGAGAAGGGCATCCCCCAGGCCGCCGAGTACCAGGCCAAGGTGGTGGAGCAGCTGGGCAGCCTGCGCGAGAAGGTGACGCCGCTGCTGCAGGACTTCAAGGAGCGCCTCACCCCCTACGCCGAGAACCTCAAGACTCGCCTCATCACCGTCCTGGATGACCTCCAGAAGGCCATAGCCTGA
- the APOA5 gene encoding apolipoprotein A-V, whose amino-acid sequence MLDGKQAAPCSAPGCAGQGQDEAGARRSGDPHVSPQARPQPPRCVYPSEVQKTFPCTCIKGAAGRRRRRDTGGTGSRHTMPPEAALLLTLLATIPVAPAEPARSSFWEYLSQLTSDKDSPEHGQGSKPGRGMANPKGSFAQDGVSYMGHFLEKLAPLNRGLQPRLSQDSESLRKLIRKELESLRVKLSPYVDEVHHKVGRHLEELRYRLQPFTEELLDQVSLKARELRRHLMPSREVTAQLLGGADEVQRFLAHYSDKIAQHTEQVKGIFHPYADRLVTEIHRNVEELHRNVVPHSQASPEQLNQYIQELSSKLTHSARDLHHKIQRNLEQLKAKLSLYPGSVRERPPSPERYREALAREVQRRLDEFRRDTYVQIQDFTRALDQETEEMRLKLSARVPEDPEGDPPPVEDLHARLDALWRDLSRSLGERGGGEAGSGTGTGEGNGTGAP is encoded by the exons ATGCTCGATGGCAAACAGGCAGCCCCATG ctctgccccaggctgcgcagggcaggggcaggatgAGGCCGGAGCACGGCGCTCAGGTGACCCCCACGTGAGCCCTCAGGCACGGCCGCAGCCTCCACGTTGTGTTTACCCGAGTGAGGTCCAAAAGACCTTCCCCTGCACGTGTATAAAGGGAGCCGCGGGCCGGCGGCGCCGCAGGGACACGGGAGGCACCGGGAGCCGG CACACCATGCCTCCGGAGGCTGCGCTGCTCCTCACCCTCCTGGCCACCATCCCAG TGGCACCGGCCGAGCCAGCAAGGAGCAGCTTCTGGGAGTACCTGAGCCAGCTGACGAGCGACAAGGACAGCCCCGAGCATGGCCAGGGCAGCAAGCCGGGCAGGGGCATGGC GAACCCGAAGGGCAGCTTCGCCCAGGATGGGGTGAGCTACATGGGGCACTTCCTGGAGAAGCTGGCGCCCCTGAACCGGGGGCTGCAGCCGCGGCTGTCGCAGGACTCGGAGAGCCTGAGAAAGCTCATCCGGAAGGAGCTGGAGAGCCTGCGGGTGAAGCTGTCTCCGTACGTGGACGAGGTGCACCACAAGGTGGGCAGGCACCTGGAAGAGCTCCGCTACCGGCTGCAGCCCTTCACGGAGGAGCTGCTGGACCAAGTGTCCCTGAAGGCCCGGGAGCTGCGGCGCCACCTGATGCCGAGCCGGGAGGTGACGGCTCAGCTCCTGGGGGGAGCGGACGAGGTGCAGCGCTTCCTGGCTCATTACAGCGACAAGATCGCGCAGCACACCGAGCAGGTGAAGGGCATCTTCCACCCGTACGCGGACAGGCTGGTGACCGAGATCCACCGCAACGTGGAGGAGCTGCACCGCAACGTGGTCCCGCACAGCCAGGCCAGCCCGGAGCAGCTCAACCAGTACATCCAGGAGCTGTCCTCCAAGCTGACCCACAGCGCCAGGGACCTGCACCACAAGATCCAGAGGAACCTGGAGCAGCTCAAGGCCAAGCTGAGCCTTTACCCCGGCAGCGTGCGGGAGCGGCCGCCCAGCCCCGAGCGCTACCGCGAGGCGCTGGCGCGGGAGGTGCAGCGCCGGCTGGACGAGTTCCGGCGGGACACGTACGTCCAGATCCAGGACTTCACCCGCGCCCTGGACCAGGAGACGGAGGAGATGCGCCTGAAGCTGTCAGCGCGGGTGCCGGAGGACCCGGAGGGGGACCCGCCGCCCGTGGAGGACCTGCACGCCCGCCTCGATGCGCTATGGAGGGACTTGTCCCGCAGCCTgggggagcggggcggcggcgaGGCCGGGagcgggaccgggaccggggaGGGCAACGGGACCGGGGCACCATAA
- the APOA4 gene encoding apolipoprotein A-IV, which translates to MSPKAATLVLVLLVVSGARADVNPDQVASVLWKYFTELGSNAKDTVDQLQQAEITKQLNTLLESNLQSVNSYAEDLQRRLVPFATELQARLAQDSQRLKEQIRRELAELQAKLAPYADEVHQQIGTNIRQLQARMSPYAEELRSQVDRGAGDLRRALEPLAAELRARLQGSTEDIQASLSPYAERLQRQIDGGVESLKERLAPLAEELKAQAGRSVAELRRGLSPYAQEVQDGLNHQLEALTAQMERAAEELRARLEASSEELRAQLSPLAQELQRAAGGDAQGLRERLAPLAQELDERVGQTLEAFRQRAAPVGEALGQRLVQRLEAMRGKLESGAAGVEDHMELLEKEVRDKVAAFLGTAQPAAD; encoded by the exons ATGTCTCCCAAGGCGGCCACCCTCGTCCTGGTGCTCCTGGTGGTGTCAG GAGCCCGGGCTGATGTCAACCCGGACCAGGTGGCCAGCGTGCTCTGGAAGTACTTCACGGAGCTGGGCAGCAACGCCAAGGACACGGTGGACCAGCTGCAGCAAGCCGAGATCACCAAGCAGCTCAA caccctgctggAGAGCAACCTGCAGAGCGTGAACTCCTACGCCGAGGACCTGCAGCGGCGCCTGGTGCCGTTCGCCACGGAGCTGCAGGCGCGGCTGGCGCAGGACTCGCAGCGCCTCAAGGAGCAGATCCGCCGGGAGCTGGCCGAGCTGCAGGCCAAGCTGGCGCCCTACGCCGACGAGGTGCACCAGCAGATCGGCACCAACATCCGCCAGCTCCAGGCCAGGATGAGCCCCTACGCCGAGGAGCTGCGCTCGCAGGTGGACCGCGGCGCCGGGGACCTGCGGCGGGCGCTGGAGCCCTTGGCGGCCGAGCTGCGGGCCCGGCTGCAGGGCAGCACTGAGGACATCCAGGCCTCGCTCAGCCCCTACGCGGAGCGGCTGCAGCGGCAAATCGATGGCGGCGTGGAGAGCCTCAAGGAGCGCCTGGCGCCCCTGGCCGAGGAGCTGAAGGCGCAGGCGGGCAGGAGCGTGGCGGAGCTGCGGCGGGGGCTCAGCCCCTACGCGCAGGAGGTGCAGGATGGGCTCAACCACCAGCTCGAGGCGCTGACGGCGCAGATGGAGCGCGCGGCCGAGGAGCTGCGCGCACGCCTGGAGGCCAGCTCGGAGGAGCTGCGGGCCCAGCTCTCGCCGCTGGCGCAGGAGCTGCagcgggcggcgggcggcgaTGCGCAGGGGCTGCGGGAGCGCCTGGCACCGCTGGCGCAGGAGCTGGATGAGCGCGTGGGGCAGACGCTGGAGGCGTTCCGGCAGCGGGCAGCCCCCGTCGGGGAGGCGCTGGGGCAGCGGCTGGTGCAGCGCCTGGAGGCCATGCGGGGCAAGCTGGAGTCGGGCGCTGCCGGCGTCGAGGaccacatggagctgctggagaaggaggTGCGGGACAAGGTGGCCGCCTTCCTCGGCACCGCGCAGCCCGCGGCGGACTGA